DNA from Desulfuromonas sp. AOP6:
CCCTGATCCTGCAAAGCATAGGCGCGAAGTTTGTTGACCAGGCCGATACCTCTACCTTCCTGGCGCATGTACAGGACGACTCCGTTTCCTTCTTGAGCAATCTGCTTCATGGCCGCATGAAGCTGATCACCGCAATCACATCGAAGTGATCCAAAGACATCCCCAGTGAGACACTCGGAATGGACACGGACAAGAACAGGCTGACTTGGGTCAATATCTCCTTTGACCAGAGCCAAGTGCTGGGCCTGATCAACATCATTTTCGTAAGCGATGGCCAGGAATTCTCCACCGTAAGGTGTAGGCAAAATCGTTTCAGCCGCGCGCCTTACCAGTCGTTCCTTGCACATCCGGTAAGCTACCAAGTCAGCGATGGTAATAATTTTGAGACCGTGTTCTTGGGCGAAAACCTTCAATTGAGGCATCCTGGCCATGGTCCCGTCATCGTTCATGATTTCACAGATGACCCCAGCAGGCTTAAGTCCAGCCAACCGCGCCAAATCCATAGAACCTTCGGTCTGTCCGGCCCGGACAAGAACCCCGCCCTTCTTGGCTCTGAGAGGGAAAACGTGCCCAGGACGAGCGAGGTCGTAGGCAGTGGTTTCATCAGCTAGCGCAACCTGAATGGTCGTGGCCCGATCAGCAGCAGATATTCCGGTTGTAACTCCACGTCTGGCCTCAATAGATACAGTAAACGCTGTTCCAAACGATGACGAGTTGTTTTCAACCATAAGCGGAAGGTCAAGAAGGTCGGCTCTATCCTCGGTAAGGGTCAGACAAATAAGGCCACGCCCTTCTTTAGCCATGAAATTAATGGCTTCAGGTGTAACCAATTCAGCTGCCATAGCCAGGTCACCTTCATTTTCCCGATCTTCATCATCTACGAGAATAACCATTTTACCTTGGCGGATATCCTCGAGGGCTGCTTCTATTTTTCCAATAGGCATGTCAGGGTACGTCCTTTCGAGAGGCGCAATCATGTCACATAAATCCATGGTTTGCAAGAAATTCAAAGTTCACGGCTTGGCTCTTTTGCCCTTCCCCCCGTGATCCCAAAAGGCGCTCAACATACTTTCCAAGAATGTCCGTTTCGACATTAACCCTATCCCCCGGCTTCACGTACTGGAGAGTTGTCCGAGAGAGGCTATGGGGAATGATCATAAGAGAGAAGTCCTCTTCTGTCACATCGTTGACTGTCAAACTGATGCCGTCGACGGCAACGGAACCCTTCACAACCATGTATCGATGGCACCTATCAGGTATGGAAATAACGATGCGCTCAGCATTTCCCTCAAGGGTTTTTGAACGAATCACGCCAATGCCATCAACATGCCCAGTCACGATATGCCCCCCCAGGCGATCGGAAAGCATGAGAGCACGCTCCAGGTTGACCCTCTGCCCCACTCGCAGGTCAGCCAGATTGGTTCGCATCACGGTTTCCCGGGAGACATCGGCGGAAAACGCACCTCCACCCCTGGAAACGAGCGTGAGACAAATCCCGTTGACGGCGATGCTTTCACCAATCGAAAGATCATCAAGGGGAAAATGCGTGGAAACAGTAAGCTGAAAACTTGCTCCACCCTTATGAATTTTCAGTAGAGTTCCGACATCTTGAATCAGTCCGGTGAACATGGGTATACTTCTCCCTCCAAAAGGACATCGTCCCCAAAAGACCTGACACGAACATGCTTGAGGCGCCAGGCATCTACCAGGCGGGTGGCGCCTTGCCCAGCAAACAAGCCTCGTCCATCATCGCCCCCCAACAGTACCGGCGCCACAAAAATCATGGCCCTGTCCACCAGCCCTTCACGCAAGAGGGTACCATTTAGGATGGCCCCACCCTCGAGAAAAAGGTGTTGGATATCCATTTTCCCCAGCTCGAGCAAGAGAGCATTCAGATCAACATGACCGTTTTTTTGGGGGAGTACAAGAACACGCACACCGACGGCCTGAAGCCTGCAAATCTTATTGGGATCGGCCGCGTTTGTGGTGGCAACCAGAGTCCCCTCGTCGGCAGAAAGCGCTACGAGGGCCGAGTCTTCCGGAATACGCAAAAAAGTGTCAACAACAACCCTGATGGGGTTTCGGCCCCCCTCTGGAAGTCGGGTGGTTAACCGAGGATTATCGGTGAGAACCGTACCGATGCCAACCATGACGGCATCAACCTTATCACGCGTTTGATGCACATATAATCGACTTTGTTCGTTTGATATCCACTGGGATTCGCCGGAGGAGGTTGCACAGAAACCATCGAGGGTTATAGCGGACTTGAGAGTAACCAGGGGCGTTCCCGTCAGTACGTGCTTGGCAAAAGGGGCTATCAGATGGCGACATTCCTCCTCCAGTACGCCTGTCACCACTTCTACGCCGTTATCCGCAAGAAGCGAGATGCCCCTCCCACAAACCCTGGGGTTTGGGTCCCGTGTTCCAATAAAAACCTTCCTGATACCCGCCGCCACAATGGCCTCAGCACAGGGCCCGGTTCGGCCATGATGCGAACAGGGTTCGAGGGTGACATACAACTCCCCATCTTGGGCCTGCACGCCAGCCTGCCTCAGCGCATTAATTTCGGCATGGGGCTCTCCGGCCCGACGATGAAAACCTTCACCGACAATCATCCCGCTGCAGACGATAACGGCTCCTACCGCCGGATTTGGTCGGGTGCGCCCTTCGGCTGTGCGGGCCAGAATAAGGGCCCGGGTCATATAATAATCGGGAGATGGGCTTTCAGGATTTGCCATATCAAAAAGCTGGAAGAAAGAGATTGTTTACCTTGGTGAAAGAAATGAGCGGCTCAGGCTGATTTGTTCTCTTTGGCCAGAATTTCTTTAAGTTCGGACATAAACTCATTAATGTCCTTGAATTGCCTGTACACAGAGGCAAAACGCACATAGGCAACCTCGTCAACATTCCTCAAGGCCTCCATAACGCCCTCACCTATGCGGCTGGCTTCGATTTCCTTTTCGCCACTTTCCTGAAGGGAAATTTCCAGCTGATCCACGAGTTTTTCAATGGTAGCAATAGGAACAGGCCGTTTTTCGCAAGCTCTCTGCATACCGGCAATGATTTTTAAGCGGTCAAAAGGTTCACGGCGACCGTCTTTTTTAACGACCAACGGCAGAATCTCTTCGACCCGCTCGTAGGTCGTGAACCGACGACCACAGTCAATACACTCCCTCCTCCTTCGGATGTTGTTCCCTTCTTTTCCTAGTCGGGAATCGATGACCTTGGTATCTTCAAAGCTGCAAAACGGGCACTTCATGTCAGATATCCTGGGCCTTTCTATCGGCAAAATCCGCGAAAGAGTGTACGCCGATACCCGACTCTGCCAACATCTCCAGGGATAGCTGATCGGGATATCCCTCCAGGTAGACAATGCGGGCGATACCGGCGTTGATCAGCATTTTGGAGCAGATGACGCAAGGTGAGTTGGTGCAATAAAGAGTGCCATTACTGATGTTCACACCATGCTTGGCCGCCTGGATGATGGCATTTTGTTCTGCGTGTAGTCCACGACAAAGTTCATGTCGCTCACCGGAAGGAACGTTCAGCGTTTGTCGCAAACAGCCCACTTCAGAACAATGAGCAATCCCTGATGGTGTACCATTGTAACCCGTCGCCAGAATATTTTTTTCCTTGACGACTACTGCACCAACCTGCCGGCGCATACAGGTAGATCGCCTGGCCACGAGCCGGGCGATCTCCATAAAATATTCCTCCCAGGTCGGACGCGTCATACGGACAGGCGATGGGAGTACAAAGGAAACTTCAGACAGAGTTCTTTAACTTCCTGACGAATCGCTTGAAGTTCATTTTTGTTGTCTACGTTAGAAAGAGCGCGTGCCATCCAGACAGCCACCTTTTCCATTTCAGCCTCTTTCAGTCCGCGGGTAGTAGTGGCTGGAGTTCCAACACGGAAACCACTAGTGACAAAGGGAGAACGCGTATCAAACGGCACCGCATTCTTGTTAACCGTGATGCCAGCCTTTTCCAAGGTCTCTTCGGCCACTTTGCCAGTGATGTCCTTATTGGTTAGATCAACCAGCATAAGGTGGTTGTCCGTTCCCCCCGAGACAATATCAAACCCGTTACGGTTGAGTGCAGCAGCCAGGGCCTTGGCATTTTTGACCACCTGACGGCCATATTCCTTAAACTCAGGAGTTAGCGCCTCTTTGAAGGCGACAGCCTTGGCAGCAATAACGTGCATCAGTGGACCACCCTGAATCCCAGGGAAAATATTGCTGTTCAGTTTTTTGGCATGCTCCTCACGACAGAGAATCATGCCCCCGCGAGGCCCCCTGAGTGTTTTATGTGTGGTAGTGGTCACAAAGTCAGCATAAGGAACAGGGCTCGGGTGTTCACCCGCAGCCACCAGACCGGCGATATGAGCCATGTCGACCATTACAACAGCTCCTACCTTATCGGCAATCTGGCGAAAAGTGGGGAAATCCAGTGTCCGTGAATACGCGCTCGCCCCGACGACGATCATCTTGGGTTTGTGTTCAAGAGCTAGCCTCTCGACCTCCCCATAGTCAATTCGACCCGTCTCTCTCTCGACACCATAAGGGATAATATTGAATAATTTGCCGGAAAAATTGACGGGGGAACCATGAGTGAGGTGTCCACCGTGAGCCAGATTCATGCCGAGGATGGTATCCCCAGGTTGACATACAGAAAAATAGACGGCCATATTGGCCTGCGACCCTGAATGGGGCTGTACATTGGCATGCTCAGCACCAAAAAGGGTTTTTGCACGATCAATCGCCAATTGTTCGGCAACGTCAACGAATTCACAGCCGCCATAATATCTTTTTCCGGGATACCCTTCGGCATACTTATTGGTAAGAACTGAACCTTGCGCTTCCAATACGTTTTCGCTGACAAAATTTTCCGAAGCAATAAATTCCAGACTGTATTCTTGCCGCCCTGTCTCTCTCTGTATAGCTGATGCAATTTCAGGGTCAAATTTGGCCAGCAGTTCCGACATGTGACTCCACCTCCGATTTAAAAACTGTATTTATCACTATGTATTTTGGGGGGTATTCAATGACAATGGGCAGGCCGGAGGCCTGCCCATTGTCATCCTGCCTCTAAATTTTACCGGCGCATATTATGGTCTTTTCCAGTTCGGCAATCTTATCAAGCCGTCGCTGATGTCGCCCCCCCGAAAACTCAGCATCCAGCCAAGCTGCAACCATTTCGACACCTTGCGCTGAAGCATCTACTCGTCCACCGAGTACGAGAACATTCGCGTTGTTATGTTCCTTGGCCATGCGGGCGGTGAATTCGTCATGAACCAGAGCGGCCCTGACTCCTGGAAATTTATTGGCCACAATGGACATCCCTATCCCTGTGCCGCAGATAAGTATACCACCCTCTGCTTGACCAAGAGAAACCGCTTGAGCTACTTTCTCGCCAAAATCTGGGTAGTCGACGGATTCAGAGCCATTGGTTCCCAGATCACGAAAAGCGACCTGCCTTTTGTGGAGATATCCCTTGAGCGCTTCTTTGAGTTCAAGGCCACCGTGATCACTTGCAATGATGAGCATTTTCGTTTTTCGCTCCGGTTGTTATATTTTTTTAAAAAGCAGCGTCGCGTTAGTCCCGCCGAACCCAAAGGAGTTGGACAAGGCCACTTTGATGTGGGCCTTGCGTGCTTCATTGGGCACGTAGTCGAGGTCGCACTCGGGATCAGGCTCCTCATAGTTGATGGTAGGAGGCACAACCCCTCGTTCCATGGCCAGTAACGCGTAAACCGCTTCGATTCCACCGGCAGCGCCAAGGGCATGCCCTGTCATGCTTTTGGTGGAACTGATCAATACCTTGCTTGCATGGCTACCGAGAACTGACTTGATGGCCATGGTTTCGTAAAGGTCATTAAAGTGCGTGGAAGTACCGTGCGCGTTGATATAGTCAACCTGGTCCGGCGAAATGCCCGCAGTGGAAAGTGCCATCTTGATACAGCGCGCAGCCCCCTCCCCTCCTGGAGCGGGAGCCGTCAGGTGATGAGCATCACCGGTAAGGCCATAGCCGCTAATTTCCGCATAAATTTTAGCTCCACGATTTTTAGCACTTTCGTATTCTTCCAAAATCAGAATACCGGCGCCTTCTGCCATGACGAATCCATCACGATTCTTGTCAAATGGACGACTGGCAGCAGTGGGATCATCATTACGTGTGGACAACGCCTTCATAACGTTGAATCCGCCAATCCCAAGCGGGGTGATGGTAGATTCAGTACCTCCGGCGATCATAGCATCCGCATCTCCTCGCTGGATCATGCGAAAAGCATCCCCAATCGAGTGGGTTCCTGTAGCACAAGCGGAGACGGAGGAAAGGTTAGGACCTTTAGCGCCATATTTGATGGAAATCTGGCCAGGAGCCAGATTAATAATCAGCATCGGGATGAAGAATGGGGTGATTTTCTTATGCCCACCCTCTAGGCTGGCTTGATGGTATTTTTCAATAGCAGGAAGGCCACCGAGACCAGCACCTACGACAACCCCAACGCGCTCGGCATTATCGTCAGTAATTTTAAGCCCGGAGTCCTGCATCGCCAGTTCAGCGGCTCCAAGAGCGTACTGAATAAACAGGTCCATCTTTTTGATTTCTTTTTTATCAATAAAATCTTCGGCATTAAAGTCTTTGACTTCGCCGGCAATCTGAGTAGGCAAATCGGATGCATCGAAACGTGTAATCCGATCAATGCCAGATTTTCCGTTTATCAAAGCATCCCAGTTCTTTTCCACCCCGGTTCCAAGAGCAGAAACAACCCCGACACCTGTCACAACGACTCTACGCATGATGATACTCTTCCTCCGTAAGGGCGACTATACCCATCAGCGGGAATGTTCTACGCGATCAAGGTCCCATAAAAAAACAGGAACGATAGACCAGGCTTTTGTTAATAAAACAAAGAACAAGGGAGGAGAAAACTTCTCCTCCCTTGTTTGAATCTTAGGCTTGTTCGCTGATGTAGCTGATCGCATCCTGAACAGTCTGGATCTTCTCAGCGTCCTCGTCAGAGATTTCAACGTCGAACTCTTCTTCAAGAGCCATGACCAGCTCAACAGTATCAAGGGAGTCAGCCCCGAGATCGTCCATAAAAGACGCATCGTTGGTTACCTGATCCTCATCAACACCAAGCTGCTCAGCAACAATCTGTTTAACTCTTTCTTCAATAGAAGCCATTTGCCTTTCCTCCTTTTTGTTGTTCAAGCCGATCGATGACCGGACAAGTGTTTTGCGCTTTCTGAACTCCTACATATACATCCCGCCGTTGACTCCAAGCACTTGTCCTGTGATGTAACCGGCGTGATCCGACGCTAAAAAGATGACAGCATGAGCAATGTCTGTTGCATCACCAAGACGACCAAGGGGAATCTGGGCGGCCAATTCCTCTCGAGTTTTTTCCGGCAGGGCCTCTGTCATATCCGTAGTTATAAAACCTGGAGTTATGGCATTAGCCGTGATATTTCTTCGAGCCAGTTCTTTGGCCACCGATTTTGTAAGCCCGATAAGGCCCGCCTTGCTGGCACAGTAATTGACCTGGCCTGGGTTTCCCATTTCTCCCACAACGGATGAAATGTTAATTATACGTCCAAACTTTTGTTTGCTCATGACCTTAGCCGCGGCTCGGGTGCAGAGAAAAGCTCCCTTGAGGTTCGTATCGAGCACCGCGTCCCAATCCTCATCCTTCATGCGCAGCAACAAGCCGTCCCTGGTTATCCCTGCATTATTAACGAGAATATCGAGTCGGCCGAAATGATCAATGGCGGCCTTGATGATGCGATCGGCGTCTTCAGTGACAGCGACATCACCCACGACACTAATGCAGGATCCCCCACTATCTTCAATTTCACGGCACAAAGCCTCGATTCCCGCTGCACTTCGAGCAGACACCACCACTTTAGCACCGGCAGCTGCCATGGCAAGAGCGATCGTGCGCCCAATCCCTCGTGACGCACCCGTGACTACACCAACGCGATCTTTAAGCATATAAATCTCCTAGAAGTTCGCCTGCAGATTTTTAAGACTGTCGGTGTCTTCCAGGTTCCCAACAGGGACCCCTTTCGCAATGCGGCGAACCAGCCCGGAGAGAACCTTCCCAGGACCGACCTCAATAAAATGCTCAACGCCCAGATCGACCATTTTTAGAATAGACTCGTCCCAGCGGACAGGCGCGCTGACCTGGCGAACCAGGAGATCTCTGATCAGGGAATGGTCCTGATTCGGAAGAGCCTCAACATTGCTAACCACTGGCATATTCATGGTCGAGACATTGACACCATCAAGTACTTCTTTCAGACGAAGTCCTGCAGGTATCATGAGAGAACAGTGAAACGGAGCACTTACGGGTAAAGACATCGCCTTTTTGGCGCCCTTTTCCTTGGCCAGGGCAATGGCGCGATCTACCGCCTGAACGTGTCCAGCAATGACTACCTGACCAGGACTGTTGTAGTTGGCCGGCGCAACGACATCCCCCTGCGCTGCCTCACGACAGATCTCTTCTAGATCTCTGCCCTCCAACCCAAGAATAGCGGCCATGGAGCCGGTACCAACGGGAACGGCCTCCTGCATGAAAAGCCCACGGGCACGGACAGTTTTGACGGCATCTGCAAAAGCCAAGGCGCCAGAAGCGACAAGGGCAGAATATTCCCCTAGGGAGTGGCCAGCCAGATAAGACGGTTGCAGGCTCATTTCGGATTCAAGGACACGATAAGCCGCCACACTGGTCGTCAATATGGCAGGTTGCGTGTTGGCCGTCAGCTTCAACTCTTCTTCAGGTCCTTGAAAACAAAGCGAAGAAATTTTGAATTGCAGGGCGTCATCGGCTTCTTCAAAAGTCTGTCTGGCAACGGGGAAGTTATCCGCCAGCGCTTTCCCCATGCCGGCGTATTGTGATCCCTGTCCGGGAAAAATCAAGGCAACCATAATGGTTAACACTCCCTTTGTACGCAGAAGCTACCAGCGGATAAGAGCAGACCCCCAGGTCAGTCCGCCACCGAAGGCATCTAGAAGAACGATATCTCCAGGCTTTATTTTCCCGCTACGGTTCGCTTCATCCAAAGCAAGGGGAATGGAAGCGCCGGAGGTGTTTCCGAAACGGTCCACATTGACGTAAACCTGCTCATCACGAAAACCAATTCGCTTGGCTGTCGCATCAAGAATACGCTGATTGGCCTGGTGAGGAATGAAAAGGCTAACGTCATTGATCGTCATCCCATTTGCCTCAAGAGCCTCAAGTGCTACATCAGTCAAAGACCTGACGGCAATTTTGAAAACCTCATTTCCCTGCATTTTCAGGTAAGGAAGACGAGCTTTCAGACCCTCTTCAGAGGCTGGGTTTCGGGATCCGAAGCCTGGCTGGTAGAGTAACTCCGCATAGGACCCGTCTGCATGCAGGTGAGTCGAGAGGATCCCCTTGTCTTCGTCACAGGCTTCGAGAACGACGGCACCGGCACCATCGCCAAACAAAACACAGGTATTGCGATCTTCCCAGTCTACCGCGCGAGTAAGAACCTCAGCCCCAATAACGAGAGCTTTGGAACCAACTCCGGAACGTATCCGGCTGACCGCTGTATCGAGAGCATAGACAAAGCCGCTGCACGCTGCGGAAACATCATAAGCAGCACAGCCGCGGATGCCAAGTTTATGCTGAACAACACATGCGGTGGCAGGCCAAGGATAGTCTCCGGTAATCGTCCCGACGATTATCATGTCGATCTCTTCCGGCAAAACGCCGGCCATCTCTAGAGCACGTCGAGAAGCCTCGGTCGCCAGGTCGGATGTAACTTCCTGATCTCCAGCAACATGGCGGGTACGAATGCCGGTTCGAGAGGTAATCCATTCGTCAGAGGTGTCCAGAAATTTTTCAAGATCAAGGTTGGTCAGAATTTTTTCAGGAACATAAGAACCCGTCCCTGTTATTTTGACGTTTTTCATTTGGACACTCTCCTTGCCAACAGTTGAAATCAAGCCGAGTTGCCTACAGGGCTGCTTCGTCAGTTTGAGACTCGGTTTTTTCCAACTGGGCCACCAACTTTTCGTTGGTTTTGCTCGCCACGGCTTCGCGGGCCATATTGATGGCATTCATAATCGCCCTGGGGCTTGATCCGCCATGGCATATCATACCTACACCATCAATACCCAAAAGCGGAGCACCACCGTATTCGGCATAATCAACTTTTTTCTTAAAAGCCCGGAAGGCGGGTTTGGCCAGAAGAAATCCGATCTTGGCGAAGAATCGGCGGCTCATTTCTTTCTTCAGCATGGTGCCGACAGCCTCGACCAGCCCTTCGGAGACCTTCAGGACAACGTTTCCGACAAAACCGTCACACACGACGACATCCGTCTTACCGTTATAGATATCCCGACCTTCTACGTTTCCAACATAGTTAAAAGGAGCAGTCCGGAGCAATCTATGCGCCTCACGGGACAATTCATTCCCCTTTTTTTCTTCTTCCCCGTTGGAGAGCAGACCGACCCTGGGACGTTCTTTCCCAAGAACACTTCTACAGTAGACCTCGCCCATGAGAGCGAACTGCGCGAGATGCTGTGGTTTGCAATCGACGTTTCCCCCTACATCCAGCACCAGGGTCTGATCACTGAGATTCGGGACTATCGTTGCAATAGCAGGCCGGTCAATTCCACCGATGCGTTTAAGGACAAACATCCCCGCAGCCATGGTGGCACCCGAATTGCCTGCGCTGACAACAGCACTGGCCTCGCCATTTTTAATCAGATTAAAAGCGACCCGAATCGAAGAATCTTTCTTTTTTCGAACGGCATCAGAAGCCGAATCACTCATCCCGACGACTTCGCTGGCCTGCTGGATGCGAATATCCAAATCCTCAGTGGAATACTTTCCCAATTCCGACTTGAGTCTATCCGAATCCCCAACAAGAATAATGGAAATCCCAAATTTTCTTGCTGCCGCAACGGCGCCCTCAACCTCAACCTGGGGAGCGTTATCTCCCCCCATGGCATCAACGGCTACTACGATGGACTTCAATCAGACCTCTTACTCTTCGGTTCCAACGATGGTCTTGCCCTTATAGCTGCCACAGGAACCACAAACCCGGTGGGGCTGCTTCGGTTCCTTGCATTGGGGGCAGGTGGAAATTCCAGGTGCGCTCAAGGCGTCGTGGGCACGGCGCATATCGCGCTGGGATTTGGAAGTTTTCTTTTTAGGTACAGCCATTATCAGTTTCTCCTTCTGTATTCAAGCCTATCGGCTCTATGCGTGCTCAAGGCACCTCTTTGACAGGATCAAAATCTCTATCGTTTTTCATCCACTTTAAAATTCTTCAATGCTGAAAACTTCAGACTGAAATCATCGGTATCGCAATGACAGACTTCTTGATTGAGGTTGCCACCACACTTAAGGCAGAGTCCCTTGCAGTCTGCTTTACAGAGAGGACGCAGGGGCAACGCCATAATCACTTCTTGTTGAACTGCTTCTCGAAGATCGATAGTATCACCGGAATAAAGCATTAAACCCATGTCTTCCGGGGCAACTTCAATCTCTTCATCATCCCCTTCAACCTCAGGAAGCTCTTTTACGTAGGTAAGATCAAAAGCGCTCTGAATGGGGGTCGCATATTCGACCAGACAGCGACTGCAATGAAAAACAACATCGGCCTGAACGACTCCAGAAACACTAACCATGCCATCAAGCATGGAAATTTTCAGATGTATCTGGATAACCCCGGCAAACAACACCTCATTACGCTGCTGCATATCCGCCAAGACCGGGAAGGAAGACGCAGGTTCTGAAAACTCGAGAGTGAGTCCTTCTTTGGTTATGTTGTCAACATGAAGAAGCAAAGGGGTTTCCCGGCAGCAAGAAAGCGGTTAGTATAAAGACTGCCCTTGGTTTGTCAAGGGAAAACACAGTCACTCAGAGCGGCAAGTAAGCAGTTTTTATTAGCGTATATCCTATCTTTTTGCAAGCCTTTAATTCATCCCACAAAGAGCTATGCCAAGAAAAAGAAACCCCCTTATTTCAAAGAAAAGGCAAACCCCAATGACCAGAACCGCAGAGGCTATCAACCGGCTCGTATCCATCATTGAAACATTAAGATCTCCCTCTGGCTGCCCCTGGGATGCAGCACAGACATCAGCCACCCTGAAACCTTTTCTTCTTGAAGAAACCTATGAGGTTCTTGAGGCCATTGACAGTGGGAAACCGGATGCCCTCAGAGAAGAACTAGGCGATCTGTTGATGCAGATTGTCTTTCATGCCCGCATATTTGAAGAAAAACAACAGTTCGACCTGGCGGACGTCGCCAACGAAATATCAAAAAAACTAATCCGCCGCCATCCTCATGTATTCGAAAAAAGCACAGAGCTAGACCAGGCCAGCCTGAGAGAACAGTGGAACCACATCAAAAATAAGGAAAAAACAAAAAAAGATGAAAGCCCGAACCTCTTTTCAGGGATCCCGACGAGTCTACCGGCGTTGGCCCGCGCCCGGAAAACGATGGAAAGGACAAACCCCAAAGATATAGAGGTTCAGCATCAAGAAAAAGCCTACAAGGAAGTGTCGCACGGCTTGAGCAGGCTTAAACTCGACGACCAGACACAAGCCGAGACCGAACTGGGCGAAATTCTTTTTTCCTTGGCTAAACTGTGCTACGTCTCAAAAATAGACCCGGAAGAGGCTCTCAGGAAGGCAACCAACCGCTACATGTCTTTTTATTTAAAATAAACCCAAGAGGGTTATTTGCTAAAAACGCTTAGCTTTCAAGCGGGTCCCCTTCTTTTCCACACGAACAGTGGACAACCTGTGTACACTCCTGTGGATATCACCCTCAACGAATGGCCTCAGCTGTCAAATAGCGTATTGCACATTATTTGCGCATTCTTTTTTTATATGTGTTTTCGGTATGTTAGGCTCAAAAAACCAGGAGACACCAAAAAAGAACCACCTGCCCCCAACCCCCAACAACCAAAAGGGAAAATCAGCGAAATATGTTTATAAAGCTTCTGCTATTCTTCACATTGGTACCAGTCATTGAGGTTTACGTTCTCTTTGAAGCAGGGAGGCTTATCGGGTTGCCGCTTACCATCACCCTTATCATCCTGACGGGGATAGCCGGAGCCTACCTGGCACAATCTCAAGGCTTCCAGGTTCTGATTGACATCCGCCAATCCATTGAGCAAGGTGGCCTGCCGGCCGAGGGTCTGGCCCATGCAGCCTTGATTCTCACCGGCGGGATACTCCTGCTTACGCCCGGGTTCTGTACAGACCTCATCGGCTTTATCCTGTTGACACCACTAACGCGCCAGATTCTTAAAGATCGGATATTTAAGTGGTTAAGGAACCACCTGGCGGAGAGAGAT
Protein-coding regions in this window:
- a CDS encoding FxsA family protein, encoding MFIKLLLFFTLVPVIEVYVLFEAGRLIGLPLTITLIILTGIAGAYLAQSQGFQVLIDIRQSIEQGGLPAEGLAHAALILTGGILLLTPGFCTDLIGFILLTPLTRQILKDRIFKWLRNHLAERDI